The DNA sequence CGGCGCGCGGACCACCGGTCGGCGCGCCCGCCACGGGTCAGCGGACCGGCGACTCGGCCGCTGGTGGGGCGGCCGGTGCGGGTACCCGGGCTCCCGGCACCGCGTCGGCCCCGCGCGTCGCCATCCCGGCCGGACGGCGGGACGCGTCACCCCCGGTGGACCCGTCCGGTCCCGCCGGGGCGCCACCCCGGCCGGGCACGTCCGCGCCGGCACCCGGGCCGGCCGAGGGGTCCGCGTCACCGGGGCCGCCCGACGGGCCCGCGCCGCCGGGACCGGACCCGTCCGACGGCGCCACGCCCCCCTCTCCCCCGGGCCGGCCGCTGTCGGGCAGCGTGCGGTCCGTGGAGTGGTCGAGCACCCGCAGCGCGGCCAACGCCGCCATCGGCACCACCAGCGCGCCGGCCGCGCCGGCCACGTCCAACGCGCTGCCGCCCAGCACACCGCCGAGCCCGGCGGCCACCCCGGTGCCGGCCATCGCCGCCCGGATCGCCGGGTAGATGCCGAACAGCCGCAGCAGCCCGCCCCACGGCTGGAGCAGGGCCAGCCAGACCAGCGCGGCGCCGGCCAGGGCCAGCACGGTGAGCGGGCTGTTCACCAGCGTCTGGAAGTTCGAGGTGCTGGACCGGTGCACGGTCAGACCACCGGTGCCGTCCCCGAGCGCCGCCAGGAAACGGCCCAGGCTGCCCCGCTCGGCCGCCGGCCGGCCCAGGTCGACGAGCGCGAAGCCGATGGTGACGGCCAGCCCGGCCATGGTGGCCCAGGCGAGGCGGCTGACGGTCAGCCAGCCGCCGCCACAGATCGCCGCGGCCACGCTCACCCCGGCGGTGAGCGCGATCGCGCCGATCGAATCCGCGCCCAGGTACGGGCTGCCGACGATCACCACCGCGGTGCCAGCCACGGCCACCATGACGGTCGGCCGCCAGGTGCGGCGTACCCGCTGGGCCAGCCAGCCCCCGCACAGCAACGACCCGGCGATGAACACGCCCAGGCCGACGGTGCCCAGGCCGGCGTACCGGCCGCCCTCCAGCGCGGAGTATCCCACCACGCCGTTGAGTTGCAGTCGGGAGCCGGTGAGCACGTCCACGCCGACCACCAGCGTGGCCAACCCGGCGACCGCGCCGAGCGGCCCCAGCGTGCGGTCGTGGCCGGGGGCGAACCGGACCACGGCCGTGCCACCGACGATGAGCAGGGCGGTCACCGAGGCGAACCACCAGCCCGCGTGGGTGCCGCGCCACCAGGGCACGGCGTCGGCCAGCAGGGCCGCCGGCACCGCCAGCGCGGCGGCGACCAGCAGCAACTCCACCACCGCGACCACCCGCCGGGACACCGGCTCCGGTCCGTGCGGGCCGGCGAGCCGGCGGGCCCGCCGCAGCAGCGGCAACACCGCCACCGCGAGGGCCATCTGGGCGGCGGCCAGCAGCGTGAAGAACCAGCCGGCGACCCGGCGCTGGGCAGCCGCCTCCCGGTCGGCGTCGGCCGGCGCGGTGATCGCCTCCCGCAGGTCGCCCGGCCGGTCGTCGACGGTCACCGCGGGCCGGCCGAGGAACAGCCGCTCCGGCATCGGCCGGCCGAGCGCGGCGAGTGCGGTCGGGGCCAGGTCGACCAGTTGCAGGTAACCGGCCCGGGCCGTGCTCGGCGACGTCAACCAACCCCCGTCCCAGCCCGGACCGTCCGCGACGGCGACGTGCAGCCGCGCCGGCGTGTCGGTGTCGGAGACGCCGGCGACGAGCACCAGCGACTGCGGCGGCCGGGCGGCGAGCACCCGGGCCAGCCGGGCGTCGGCCTGGCGGGCCTGGGCGGCCCGGACGGCCGGATCGTCGTCGTCGACAGTGCCCACGTCGACGATGCTCAGCACGCAGGAGCCGAGCAGCTCCGTCGGGTCGTCGGGCAGCGCCGGCTCGTACCGGTCGACGCGGCCGAACGGGCGGGCGGCGGCCACCGCGGCGCCCGGCCCGACCGCCACCGAGCAGCGCACCGACTCGGCCAGCGCGCCCGGGACCGCGCCCCAGGCGAGCTTGTTCTGGTTGTGGGCGACGACGCCCTGCTGGTCGGGCAGGTTCGCGCCGATCCCGTCGGGCTGCTCGACGGTCACCCCGGTGGCCGGGCAGCCGCCACCCGGGCGGCTGCCGTTCCAGGCCGCGAAGTTTCCCGCGCCGAGCGTCAGCCAACCGTCCACCGGGCAGGTGGGACGGTGCGCGGAGCGCACCGAGAGGGAACCGATCGCCCCCTGCTCGGCCATCCGCCACAGCGTCGGCGTGTTCTGCGGGTCCACGTCGTCCCAGCGCAGGCCGGCCGCGCCGACCAGCACCACGAAGTCGGCGCTGCGCCGGGGCCCGCCGTCGTCCGGGCGGGCGGCCAGCGCGGTGATGCCCAGGGCCACCACCACCAGGGTCAGCAGCACCGGGGTCAGTCTGCGCAGCATCAGCGGTTCCCCGTGGAGTGCTGTGGCGTCAGCTCCGCGTACAGGTCGGCGAGCGCGGCCACGGTGTCCGCCTCGGTGGGCCAGGTCGCGGCGCGGGCCGCGCCCCGGCGGCCCAGGTCGGCGCGGCGGGCCGCGTCGTCGAGCAGCTCGCGCACCGCCGCGTCGACCGCGTCCACGTCGCCGGCCGGGACCAGCACCGCGGCGTCGCCGACCAGCTCCGGCAGGCCACCGACAGCGGTCGCCACCAGCGGTACGCCGGCGCGCAGCGCCTCCTGCGCGAACAACTGGCGGGCCTCCCAGTCGCTGGTGACCACCGCCAGGTCGGCGCCGGCCAGCAGGTCCGCCACGTCGGTGCGGTGCCCGAGCAGGGTCACCGGCGCGCGGGCGGCCGAGATCCGCGCGGCCAGCGGCAGGTAGGCGGGTCCGCTGCCGGCGATCACCACCGCCGGGGCGGGTACCCGGGTCCGCCACCGGGCGGCGGCGTCGATCAGCACGTCGTACCGCTTCTGCGGGTGCAGCCGGCCCACCGAGAGGATCAGCGGACGGTCGGCGGTGACGCCGAACTCGGCCCGCACCGCGGCGCGGCGGCGACCGGGCGGGGGCAGCGTCGGCGCGGCGACCGGCGCCAGCCGGGCGTCGGCGGCACCCAGCGCGGCGGCCCGCTCGACCAGGTCGGCGGAGGCCCCGAGCGCGACCCGCACGGAGCGGGCGACGACGCGTTCGACCAGCCGGGACAACGCGCCGCGCAGCCCGCCGGCGAGCACCGCGTTGTGCCAGGTGACCACCAGCGGGACGGTGGGCCGGGCGAGCGCGGCGACCAGGCCGGCCCGCAGGCCGTGCGCGTGCACCACGTCGACAGGCGTCTCCGCCAGCGCCCGGCGCAGCGCGGTGACCGCGCGCGCGTCGCCCGGGGTGGGGCTGGCCGGGATCTCCACCGGCGTGAACCGGGCGCCCGTGCCGGTGAAGTCGAACTGCTGCTGGGTGGCGGCCGGTCCGCAGACCAGCACCGACGCGCCGGCCTCGGTCAGCCCGCGGGCGACCGACCGGACGTGCTGTCCCACCCCGCCGGTGCTGGAGGCGAGCACCAGGGCGACCGACCCGGGCCAGCGCGGTGCCGGCGAGGCGTCCGTCATGAGGAAACGATCTCCTTTCCGTCGCCCCGCTCGCCGGGGTGCTGGTCCGCCGGCGGGCCGTCGGCCGGGCGCCGGCGACGCAGCCGGCGGGTCACGGTCGCGAGCAGCGGCCGCAGGTCGCGGGCGTCGGTCAGCCAGGCGACGGCGAGGAACAGGACGCCGACCACGACCCCGGACAGCATGCCCTGCGCGAGGGCCGCGAGCGTCGTCGGGGTCCCGTCCCCCAGCCCGTCGAGCCCCCGGGCGGTGGCCGCCCCGCCCGCCGCGGCGACCACGGCGGCGAGCAGTCCGGCCGCGCCGGCCCGGCCGATGCCGGCCAGCGCCTCCGGGCCGGCGGCACGCCGCACGGCGGCGACCAGCAGCGCGCCGAGCAACAGCATCCCGGCGGAGGTGGCCAGCGCCACCGCGGGCACCCGGTCGGCCAGCGGCAGCGCCTGGCCGAACAGGACCGCGAGGGCGGGCACGCTCAGCCAGCCGAGCGCGGTGGCGACCGTGGCGGAGCGGGTCTCGCCGCGTGCGTAGAGCGCCCGGGTGAGGACCGCGAACAGGCCGTAGCCGAGCAGGCCGGGGGCGAAGCCGGCGATCCCGGCGGCGGCGGTGCGCGCGTCGACGGGGTCGGGGAAGAAGAAGTGCCCGACCGGTAGCGCGGTGCCGGCCAGCGCGGCGGCGCCGAGCAGGCTGAACAGCACGACCCCGCGCGCCGCCGGGGCCAGCGTGTCGCGGTAGGCGCGCTCGTCGCCGCCGGCCCGGGCCGCCACCAGCGTCGGGTACGCGGCCACCGCGAGCGGCACCGCCAGCACCGACCAGGGCAGGAAGTAGACGGTCTGGGCCAGGTTGTAGACGCCGACGTCGGCGACCCGGCCGTAGGTGACCTGGTTGAGCGCCACGACCAGGGCGATCTGCTGGGCGGCCACGGTGACCACACCGGCGACCACCAGGCCGCCGACCCGCGCCCGGGCGTCGACCGGGAACCGGTAGCCCGGCCGGAGCCGCAGCCGCAGCCGACGCAGCGGGATCAGCAGGGACAGCGAGAGCACCACCACACCGAGCGTGGTGCCGCCGGAGAGCAGCAGCTCCCCGCCGCGGCCGACCTCGCCGATGCCGGCCCGCCGCCCCTGCACGGCGGTGAAGGCGAGGTAGACCGCGATGACGGTGATGCTGGACAGCAGCGGCGCGAGCACCGGCCAGGCGAACCGGCGGTGCGCCTGGAGCACCCCGGTGAGCACGATGCCGATGCCGTAGAGCGGCAACTGGGGCGCGAAGACCCGCAGCATCCGC is a window from the Micromonospora sp. DSM 45708 genome containing:
- a CDS encoding glycosyltransferase family 4 protein, with amino-acid sequence MTDASPAPRWPGSVALVLASSTGGVGQHVRSVARGLTEAGASVLVCGPAATQQQFDFTGTGARFTPVEIPASPTPGDARAVTALRRALAETPVDVVHAHGLRAGLVAALARPTVPLVVTWHNAVLAGGLRGALSRLVERVVARSVRVALGASADLVERAAALGAADARLAPVAAPTLPPPGRRRAAVRAEFGVTADRPLILSVGRLHPQKRYDVLIDAAARWRTRVPAPAVVIAGSGPAYLPLAARISAARAPVTLLGHRTDVADLLAGADLAVVTSDWEARQLFAQEALRAGVPLVATAVGGLPELVGDAAVLVPAGDVDAVDAAVRELLDDAARRADLGRRGAARAATWPTEADTVAALADLYAELTPQHSTGNR
- the murJ gene encoding murein biosynthesis integral membrane protein MurJ; its protein translation is MTKPAPLAAVGRVAGAAALIAVLTVVSRLAGFGRTAVFTWTLAPTDLGGAYLVANYVPNVIFEIVAGGALASLVVPLLAGAVAAGDRRAVAATTGALLTWTLSLLVPLAVLVALLAEPLTGLLGHGLDAAQQATGARMLRVFAPQLPLYGIGIVLTGVLQAHRRFAWPVLAPLLSSITVIAVYLAFTAVQGRRAGIGEVGRGGELLLSGGTTLGVVVLSLSLLIPLRRLRLRLRPGYRFPVDARARVGGLVVAGVVTVAAQQIALVVALNQVTYGRVADVGVYNLAQTVYFLPWSVLAVPLAVAAYPTLVAARAGGDERAYRDTLAPAARGVVLFSLLGAAALAGTALPVGHFFFPDPVDARTAAAGIAGFAPGLLGYGLFAVLTRALYARGETRSATVATALGWLSVPALAVLFGQALPLADRVPAVALATSAGMLLLGALLVAAVRRAAGPEALAGIGRAGAAGLLAAVVAAAGGAATARGLDGLGDGTPTTLAALAQGMLSGVVVGVLFLAVAWLTDARDLRPLLATVTRRLRRRRPADGPPADQHPGERGDGKEIVSS